The genomic window tttgtttggtttttgttcatTAATATGAGCAACAAAATGTGGCTTTAAGTTGAGttttaaatctttgttttcatttaaaaaaaaaaaaatcatatgttaGTGTATCCAAATGTTTTAagacaataataaaaataaaataagttctGCTTCGTCCAAATAATTACTAGAGTGGTTATAACTGATGTTTTAGTTaagttgaatttttaatttgtaaacaaTGTATCCCTTAGTAATATCTaaacttctttctttcatatttaatcttacttatattaaaatatatatatatatatttatattctattaaataagaaaaaaatatatatacatatatataatagtaataatttaTGTTGATTTCAACTATATCGATAATGTAAAGCATGACTAAACactaaataaatgatatttttagtaGCCCgtaagatatttttattatcatgtattcaaaaagttttaatccaaacatatttatttaaatatttagatttattttactttgtaTGATGTAAGTAGAtaatgtttagtttttattttactttgtaTGATGTAAGTAgataatatttagtttttaccAACCAATCTTTTTAGTTGCTAGTTTTTTACCAACCATATATACCCTCTAtcctttttgtatttatatcttttaGGATAAAAGGCTAATAATAGTTTGATTTACTTTGTTAACATATCTATCATATACATCAAGTGTTGcttcaaaacataaaaccaagACATggaattttataatttatactaGTATTCTCGTTGTATCATAacttatatttaaatttgtgtttgttgtaaACAATCGAAAAGCATATAGAATtcgtatatattttataataataaagaaaaggaaaaaacaaaatcgagaCAAATGAATAATAATcatgaaaaaatgtttttcatatgttcttatatattttcaatttgataAATACCGAATAAATGTTTCAAAgtaatttgactttttaagtcaaataaaatctctaaattaTAACAGTGAATCACAATAGACCAAATCAATCATAGCAAATAGAtatgatttatgaaaaaatgagAACCTAAGTTTTAATGTTATACGATATAATTagataatttaaaatatatgcataatatacatatactattatttttatttaatgtgtTGAAGgatacaaaattattaaaaccaTAGCGATTACGTAATTTATTCACTATTCATCAGTTTCttaatccaaaagaaaaaaaagaagaagataaagaggTATTTATATATCAGATgttcaaaaaccctaaatcgcgtttcttctctcaaatctGCCGCCGCCATCATTGATCCAGGTATTGCTCTAACCTTGACTCTTCACGTCATTCGCATATTACTCTCCTCCTCGCTGATCCATTCGAATTCTGCACTCAAATCGTGTTTTTGTACATCATAGTTTCAAGCATTATGATTCTCTCTAGCCAATGACTTTTCTTGCGATTGAATCCTTTTGCAGTCTCGTTATCAAAAGTTGAAGAATTTAGTTTAGTTTGGTTGTGTAGATAAGATTTGTAATCGCAAAATTCGATCTTTGTTACAGTTATGGATTCGAGTTACTCTGATTCTCGTCCCATGTTCGTGCAATCACCTTATGGTGGTTGGAATCAAACACAGATGATTGATTCAATGGCTAATCCAATGAACAATGAACAAGGAGACTTGCATTCACTATCTGAATCACAATCACAATCTCAACCGTCTCAGCAATTACAGCCTGCATTGAAAAGGCCTAGACTTGTTGATGATAACTTGTTTAATCCTGCTTCGTCGTTTCCTCAGCCTTCGAGTAGCAATCCTTGGATGGTTCCATCTTTGAACCCTCCTCCTGTGAACAAAGGGACTGCTAATATATTCTATAAGACTAGAATGTGTGCTAAATTCAGGGCAGGGACTTGTAGGAATGGTGAACTCTGTAATTTTGCTCATGGGATTGAGGATTTGAGGCAGCCTCCGTCGAATTGGCAGGAAATTGTTGGACCTCCTCCTGCTGGTCAAGAcagggagagggagagagagagggaaaggGAGAGGGAAAGACCGTCTTTGGCGCCTGTTGTGAATAATAATTGGGAAGATGATCAGAAGATAATCTTGAGGATGAAGCTTTGTAggaagttttgttttggggAAGAGTGTCCTTATGGGGACAGGTGCAATTTTATTCATGAGGATCTGTCAAAGTTTCGTGAGGACTCGGGGAAGTTGAGAGAGAGCTCGGTTATAAGTGTTGGTGCTACTGCTGCTGATCAACCATCTGATACTGCTTCTAATCTTATTGAAGTAAATAGACAAGGAAGCATCCCGGTACCTGCACCTATGAACAATGGTGGTGTTGTCAAGACTGTGTACTGGAAGACGAGGTTGTGCATGAAGTTTGACATCACGGGTCAATGTCCTTTTGGCGATAAGTGTCACTTTGCTCATGGCCAAGCAGGTATGTTATATGTTGAACATGTATCTTTGCTAATGCGACCTTATATTATAGTATCCTAGTATAGATTTGCAAGTTCTGTGTATACAGGCTATCTCtgaattctcttcttttgacCGACATTTGTTTGATCTTGATTTGGTTGTTGATTACGAAATTGCAGAGTTGCATAACTCTGTTGGAAGGGTAGAAGGAGAAGCTATGAACGCGGTAGCGTCTGTGAATAAACAAGCAGTGGTACCTGCGAATGAAGCATTTGCAATGAAACCGATTACACAAGTAACAGCAGATTCCTCTGGTCTGAATGAAGAAGGGCGGCGAAAGAAGTGTTTGCTCAAGTGGAGCGACTCCAAGAAGATTAACCGAATATATGGAGACTGGATCGATGATTTACCGGTGGGTCAAAAGTCGACAAAGCCAGTAGAGAGTTGAGTTTTCTAGCCTGGTTTCATTTGTCTCGTCCTTTTGATGATCAAAACTGATAAAGCTTTGGTCGAAAATTTTGAAGAGTAGAAACActctttattttgttcattagCAATTCTTTGATTCGCTATAGCTTAGAATATTGCTTTTGTTATAATCTTTgattacacaaaaaaagtGGCTTGGCTCACTAATAGCATCttattcttaatttgtttcctttggcTTCTAATGTTCATCATTATATGGATAGGTTTCGTATTTCGTTTGCCTTTTAATGTTCTAACGAATCGGAAGAGATATAGAAGGAATTGGGCGTATCCTAAATTTGGCCTCTAGTGTTTGTTGTTggttgacaaaataaaaatgtttgttgttgacttttgttttcagattaaGGTTTAATTATCTACATCAAAGTGCATTAAGGTTAATCGGatgttaaaaataaaccaCTTTACCgatttatcaattttcttatatgataAACCAAAACCGGTACGGTTTGCTACCGTTAGATTTTGGATGCTCAAATTAAATCGGTTGGATGGTGCTAGTTTTTAGAATAACGATCATACATTCTCTTTTCTAATCTgttgatatattatatacatacgAATGCTTATTGTTAGGTACTTAGGTTCATCGCATGCAAACAAAATCATGGAATTGTAccatcaatttttaaaaatatatatgtctaAACTACGAATAATGCAGAATAAATCCATTTAACAAAGGGACCATAATGATTCTTTAGTGCCAAGCgatctttttggtttgtttcccTACAAAAGAATTAATAAAGATTTCATACTAACGGCTTAAAGTGATTAATCATATTGCTATGGCTATGGCAATACTTATTTGATAATTTCGTCGTagctttattctttttatagaAATCACACAAAATATATGGGCCCTCAAATTAATAGTGTTCGTAACGTCTCCTTTACTATTCCCCACTTCTCCATTTCTatgaacttttctttttgctactattgtttttgtattcttttcaACATGACATGATGAGTTATTAAAGAGCTGTTGTAGGTAGAGAGTCGtagtaaaaaactaaaactgtCGGTGGAGGCTGGAGAGCACTTGGGAATCCTATGGCCCTcccaaaaacatataaaagataagaaaagtagtgaaatatagtaataattaTTGTCTTTGTTAGTGATTTAGTGGATTGTCTAACCATgattagtttatatatttgttttctcacAAATAATGAAAGTAGGTAGTATCAATATCTAGACCTAatattttccatatatttAGGTCAACTCTTTCATATCTGGTTGATCAGTAATCATACAACGTTggaattgtttgttttgtttctattataaactaaaacattGGTAAAAATAGATTTTCATTTGTGGAATTTTCGTCAAGTCATAATTCACTTGTTTGAAAACAATGAGAAATGATACGAAAGCAAAAAGGaaaccaagaaaagaagagatggcaaaagtaaattaacaaagaaagaagctacAAGCAAATGTCATTGTCATTAGGTAGCACTAAATGTCTTGTGGACATCATTAAACTCCTTAATTACTTTGCAAATATTAGTCTAATTGTTTTTCTCCCTGTCATTCACGGGCAGATATTAGTCTAAACCATCCAAAATTGATGGTTAAGTGTTTAAATTGTAATTATCAATGGGGAGAAATTGTTTTCATGATGGATGATGGTAAAAATTATGAAAGCAAAGAGTTAAAGCAGTTTCTTCATAAAAActttgtatattaattttagagtACAGAACACATTGTTAACACCTCTAGTtactttaatgttttatttaagAGTTGAAACGTAAACAATTAATATCAGTGTCACATAGTCACTTGATGCCTCTCTCTACCTTATTTACTTGTAAAGattcatctctcttctttaattttcctcttcttgttctcttttgttggttttgttaaaTACTTCTTTTGTTGCAGAGATTACTCAGAGTCTCAGATACTTGTTCAACCTTAAAACTATATACGACTATGTAAGATTCTTGCATCCCTTCTCTCCTTCATTGAACGTTTTTGTATATTGTTCTTTGATTATTCATACTCAAATATAAAGTTTGATGTTTGAAATTATGCTCTATCTCCTTTGTAAATGTGTTGCAGAAGACATCTTACAGAGTCAATGGAAACAAACCAGTGGCGGTCGAGGAAAAAGATAGAATCAGCTGCAGAAACACTCCAAGTTTCTTCTAGAAGAGGCAGAGGACaggtaaagaaaattttgcagAAATTGTCAAAGTTTGCTTTAATTGTTCCATGTTTTCTTGAGCAAGACTTGATCATTCATTATCATCTTCTGTTGTGTCTATGTATTGCTTGTGAACTTCTATGGCTTAGTAAATGTCTTTTAAATGATGATTTGTTACTTTGGTATTGGTCTTTAGGCACGTATGGTTCCTCCTGTAAGTGGAGTTAGATCCGAGAGAGCTCGAAAAAGTCTAAGTGAGAAGCTAGAGACTGTAGCTTTAAACTCTCCTAAGAAAGATGCTCGTGTGAGTCTTTATGGCGAGAAAAGTGTAGTAGATGAGATTTTcctagaagatgaagaaatgggTCATGAAACTGGTTTGAAGAATGGAGAGTCGTCGCCTTTTTGTGGTGTATCGGACAAGCTTCTGCAGCGAATCGAGCTTCTTGGGAGAGACCATGAGGCAACGAGACTTGATAACAACAAGTTCAGGTCAATCGAATCTATgaaaaagagacaagaagaATCGGCATGTGATGATCTAGTTGATATGAAGACAAAGATTCAAACGTTAGCTGCGGAGAACACTCAGCTTAAGAAGTCTCTTGTGGCGAAAGAAGAGCTTGCGGTAAGTCTTCAAGAGCGTAAATTTCAGGTGGAATCAGAATTCGAAGCGTTAATGACTAGATTAGATTCAACGGAGAAAGAAAACGCATTCTTGAGATATGAGTATACTGTTCTTGAGAAAGATCTTCAggtaaaaacagaggaaacagagcATACTCGCAGGTCTATGGAGCTAACGCATAAGCAGCAACTTAGGAATGTGAACAAGAT from Arabidopsis thaliana chromosome 3, partial sequence includes these protein-coding regions:
- a CDS encoding Zinc finger (CCCH-type) family protein (Zinc finger (CCCH-type) family protein; CONTAINS InterPro DOMAIN/s: Zinc finger, CCCH-type (InterPro:IPR000571); BEST Arabidopsis thaliana protein match is: Zinc finger (CCCH-type) family protein (TAIR:AT1G32360.1); Has 1128 Blast hits to 788 proteins in 142 species: Archae - 0; Bacteria - 0; Metazoa - 454; Fungi - 86; Plants - 385; Viruses - 0; Other Eukaryotes - 203 (source: NCBI BLink).), which encodes MDSSYSDSRPMFVQSPYGGWNQTQMIDSMANPMNNEQGDLHSLSESQSQSQPSQQLQPALKRPRLVDDNLFNPASSFPQPSSSNPWMVPSLNPPPVNKGTANIFYKTRMCAKFRAGTCRNGELCNFAHGIEDLRQPPSNWQEIVGPPPAGQDRERERERERERERPSLAPVVNNNWEDDQKIILRMKLCRKFCFGEECPYGDRCNFIHEDLSKFREDSGKLRESSVISVGATAADQPSDTASNLIEVNRQGSIPVPAPMNNGGVVKTVYWKTRLCMKFDITGQCPFGDKCHFAHGQAELHNSVGRVEGEAMNAVASVNKQAVVPANEAFAMKPITQVTADSSGLNEEGRRKKCLLKWSDSKKINRIYGDWIDDLPVGQKSTKPVES